From the genome of Lepidochelys kempii isolate rLepKem1 chromosome 17, rLepKem1.hap2, whole genome shotgun sequence, one region includes:
- the TLCD3A gene encoding TLC domain-containing protein 3A isoform X1 has protein sequence MWQTLAIASVFFPGLFFLSVRSLGWAAPAWSLKDRILLSSRMVSSVQATMATVSGIIVVLNCKDVVHDRYWLAVEYVWVIVPYMIYDVCVMYLCHWHKSRDTLEKKHSLASVRSFLEKDRLMVTHHLFILVVLTPVAQYLRGELGDFFVGCIFVAELSTPFVSLGKILMQLKMQDTLLHKVNGILILVTFFLCRIVLFPFMYRAYARHTGIPIYMVPFHIPMHCNVANASLIAPQLYWFMLICKKAVRLYSSSPSDKNR, from the exons ATGTGGCAAACGCTGGCGATCGCTTCGGTGTTTTTCCCGGGTCTCTTCTTTCTATCCGTTCGGAGTCTCGGCTGGGCTGCCCCGGCATGGAGCCTCAAGGACCGGATCCTCCTCAGCAGCAG GATGGTGTCTTCTGTTCAAGCTACCATGGCTACTGTTTCTGGGATCATTGTTGTCCTTAATTGCAAGGATGTGGTACATGACAG GTACTGGCTCGCAGTAGAGTACGTTTGGGTCATCGTCCCGTACATGATCTATGACGTGTGTGTCATGTACCTCTGCCACTGGCACAAAAGCAGAGACACCTTGGAGAAGAAGCATTCGCTGGCCAGTGTGAGGAGCTTCCTGGAGAAGGATCGCCTCATGGTGACGCACCATCTCTTCATTCTTGTTGTCCTCACGCCCGTCGCGCAG TACCTCAGAGGAGAGCTTGGAGATTTCTTCGTCGGTTGCATCTTTGTGGCAGAACTGAGCACTCCGTTCGTGTCACTGGGCAAAATCCTGATGCAG CTAAAAATGCAGGACACGCTCCTGCACAAGGTGAATGGGATTCTCATCCTGGTGACGTTCTTCCTCTGCCGGATTGTCCTCTTCCCGTTCATGTACAGGGCCTATGCCAGGCACACGGGGATCCCCATCTACATGGTGCCTTTCCACATCCCCATGCACTGCAACGTGGCCAACGCCTCTCTCATCGCCCCACAGCTCTACTGGTTCATGCTGATCTGTAAGAAGGCTGTCCGACTCTACAGCAGTTCACCGTCTGACAAGAATAGATAA
- the TLCD3A gene encoding TLC domain-containing protein 3A isoform X2 — protein sequence MVSSVQATMATVSGIIVVLNCKDVVHDRYWLAVEYVWVIVPYMIYDVCVMYLCHWHKSRDTLEKKHSLASVRSFLEKDRLMVTHHLFILVVLTPVAQYLRGELGDFFVGCIFVAELSTPFVSLGKILMQLKMQDTLLHKVNGILILVTFFLCRIVLFPFMYRAYARHTGIPIYMVPFHIPMHCNVANASLIAPQLYWFMLICKKAVRLYSSSPSDKNR from the exons ATGGTGTCTTCTGTTCAAGCTACCATGGCTACTGTTTCTGGGATCATTGTTGTCCTTAATTGCAAGGATGTGGTACATGACAG GTACTGGCTCGCAGTAGAGTACGTTTGGGTCATCGTCCCGTACATGATCTATGACGTGTGTGTCATGTACCTCTGCCACTGGCACAAAAGCAGAGACACCTTGGAGAAGAAGCATTCGCTGGCCAGTGTGAGGAGCTTCCTGGAGAAGGATCGCCTCATGGTGACGCACCATCTCTTCATTCTTGTTGTCCTCACGCCCGTCGCGCAG TACCTCAGAGGAGAGCTTGGAGATTTCTTCGTCGGTTGCATCTTTGTGGCAGAACTGAGCACTCCGTTCGTGTCACTGGGCAAAATCCTGATGCAG CTAAAAATGCAGGACACGCTCCTGCACAAGGTGAATGGGATTCTCATCCTGGTGACGTTCTTCCTCTGCCGGATTGTCCTCTTCCCGTTCATGTACAGGGCCTATGCCAGGCACACGGGGATCCCCATCTACATGGTGCCTTTCCACATCCCCATGCACTGCAACGTGGCCAACGCCTCTCTCATCGCCCCACAGCTCTACTGGTTCATGCTGATCTGTAAGAAGGCTGTCCGACTCTACAGCAGTTCACCGTCTGACAAGAATAGATAA
- the GEMIN4 gene encoding gem-associated protein 4 isoform X1: MKNLRKDAKLLVMGPLNICEETTVLHGGFLLATKLYHPKALSELAKSDWPLVGQPITDALKEICTSRSSSPPQPNVWKKKAVIIIWAKILLPCPLSSAGSTSVDQQWKEDVFFSVGSMIPRINHTVLFELLKALNAPRLFVQLLLALPAAVRQRELELFVKYVVNETSLVDAAFFLDVWWEIMKHKEGEQDKMILMFSTLAHQHLSESPDEPCQPAKRFKGDPFSLQSPRIATGLLTVLIDGLKQISGSIVLPKMKCCALANLVELLSVFTVIERESSSLPVKAYLDKIASVVTIWNDDSENRYNRRGLEEKVKEAERSVSLLSIVKLSSEELFVGLNFLRSLLQSWGEELQCVLNNHKEICYESYRLLDSLTAFGKNLISYAKSGDLSEDEKEMVSELGQIIVDFLKKINPKLKGRNSDSSVMALVAMAIIEKRMDRHTEMCSIFASEKAWAFSKDWVTCLVKNRALFQKPELVLKLLETTVTFSLSADNRESRELQSQVVKTILECYTELPLPDKNKVISGVLASWGGQGLSLNLKTFMEGFQEELNLAFNQITQSASDQGLTKAVSSVARLALLHPEATVKKVCNLAVVNLGTHQFLAQILCSFPALSFQEARDDPNRSGSLLERCLKETVWGRLSSAKEKEQFLEFLTFLMQPSSGHPLLSPAEVTKAFVLPHLKSDFAHIELSLQILSKVLEVQPGPEEQWLKSCYPFPLLLGLCKLLDGYTKYWHRFRDQHCPSLETKDLIATTLSQLCEVLGQKAAPAPEVWIQSLAWLRRKVELLDWTVGLRLKKLFGDHFKNEVPATLFEICKLSEDEWTSRPVPAYGAGSGLLAWMECCCISTALREQMLSLLTVDVDNPEEVNLFSKGFLVALIQVLPWCSHSEWKRLTQVIESLLHRQVLHVPYTLEYVQYMPLLNFRPFAHYLQFSVLFLRGFQLLCSSSCSSWLPAEAWQHVVRLYSSSLTDLLGSVKRDSLSHWHSADDKNPTQEVSFIYIQVFCHVLHVVAMLPDDCSGEPLLVLALEILSQYETLSASDKSLSSALRKANEKHFLESITDNVSNKELRATLLQKLSKL, encoded by the coding sequence GACCCTTGAACATCTGTGAGGAAACAACCGTTCTGCATGGCGGATTCCTGCTAGCAACAAAGTTGTATCATCCCAAAGCGTTGTCAGAGTTGGCCAAATCCGACTGGCCCCTGGTTGGGCAGCCTATAACCGATGCCTTGAAGGAAATATGCACCAGCcgttcctcttccccaccccaacccaatGTGTGGAAGAAGAAAGCGGTTATCATCATCTGGGCCAAAatcctccttccctgccccttgtCCTCTGCGGGCTCCACCTCAGTTGACCAACAGTGGAAGGAAGATGTCTTCTTCTCGGTGGGCAGCATGATCCCGCGTATAAACCACACCGTCCTCTTCGAGCTGCTCAAGGCTCTGAATGCGCCACGGCTCtttgtgcagctgctgctggcactgcCTGCAGCCGTGCGTCAGCGGGAGCTCGAGCTATTTGTCAAGTACGTTGTGAACGAGACGTCCCTGGTGGACGCCGCCTTCTTCCTGGACGTCTGGTGGGAGATAATGAAACACAAGGAGGGTGAGCAAGACAAAATGATCCTGATGTTCAGCACTCTGGCCCATCAGCACCTGTCCGAGTCTCCCGATGAGCCCTGTCAGCCTGCAAAGAGATTCAAGGGTGACCCCttctccctgcagagcccccgCATAGCCACTGGCCTGTTGACAGTTCTGATCGATGGGCTAAAGCAGATCTCCGGGAGCATCGTCCTCCCCAAGATGAAGTGCTGTGCTCTGGCCAACCTAGTGGAGCTGCTGTCGGTCTTCACGGTGATAGAGCGTGAGTCCAGCTCGCTGCCCGTCAAAGCATATCTAGACAAGATTGCATCCGTCGTCACCATCTGGAACGATGACAGCGAGAACCGGTACAACAGAAGGGGTCTGGAGGAGAAAGTGAAGGAGGCCGAGAGGAGCGTGAGCTTGCTGTCCATAGTCAAGCTGTCCAGCGAGGAGCTGTTTGTTGGCTTGAACTTCCTCCGTAGCTTGctccagagctggggggaggagctgcAGTGCGTGCTGAACAACCACAAAGAGATCTGCTACGAAAGCTACCGACTCCTTGACAGCCTCACGGCCTTCGGGAAGAACCTGATCTCCTATGCCAAGTCCGGAGACCTGAGCGAGGATGAGAAGGAAATGGTGTCAGAATTGGGACAGATCATTGTGGACTTCCTCAAGAAGATCAATCCAAAGCTGAAAGGCAGGAATTCAGACAGCAGTGTCATGGCTTTGGTTGCCATGGCAATTATCGAAAAGAGGATGGACCGGCACACAGAAATGTGCTCCATTTTTGCTTCTGAGAAAGCCTGGGCTTTTTCTAAGGACTGGGTCACCTGTCTTGTTAAAAACAGAGCTCTCTTCCAGAAACCAGAGCTGGTCTTGAAATTGCTGGAGACCACcgtgacttttagcctgtctgcCGATAACAGAgagagcagggagctgcagagccaagtGGTCAAAACTATTCTGGAGTGTTACACTGAGCTTCCACTACCTGACAAGAACAAGGTGATCTCGGGCGTCCTGGCTTCTTGGGGTGGGCAGGGCTTGTCCTTGAACTTGAAGACTTTCATGGAAGGGTTTCAAGAGGAGCTGAACTTGGCTTTCAACCAGATCACGCAGAGTGCATCAGATCAAGGTCTCACCAAGGCTGTCTCCTCTGTGGCGAGGCTGGCTCTGCTCCACCCAGAGGCAACGGTGAAGAAGGTCTGCAACCTTGCTGTCGTCAACCTGGGAACACACCAGTTCCTAGCACAGATTCTGTGCTCCTTTCCAGCACTGAGCTTCCAAGAGGCACGAGACGACCCAAACCGGTCGGGCAGCCTGCTAGAGAGATGTCTAAAGGAGACTGTTTGGGGGAGACTCTCCTCCGCTAAGGAAAAGGAGCAGTTTCTAGAGTTCTTGACCTTTCTCATGCAGCCAAGTTCAGGTCATCCACTCCTCTCCCCTGCAGAGGTGACCAAAGCCTTTGTCCTTCCCCATTTGAAATCAGACTTTGCTCACATCGAGCTGAGCTTGCAGATCCTCAGTAAGGTTCTGGAGGTCCAGCCTGGTCCAGAGGAACAGTGGCTCAAGTCCTGCTACCCCTTCCCGCTTCTTCTGGGCCTCTGCAAGCTCCTGGATGGTTACACAAAGTACTGGCACCGGTTCAGGGACCAGCACTGCCCTTCGCTGGAGACCAAAGACCTGATTGCCACCACTCTCTCTCAGCTCTGCGAGGTGTTGGGGCAGaaagctgcccctgccccagaagTGTGGATCCAGTCGCTGGCCTGGCTGCGCCGGAAGGTCGAGCTGCTGGACTGGACCGTTGGTCTCCGGCTGAAGAAGCTTTTCGGGGACCACTTTAAGAACGAAGTCCCAGCTACCCTGTTTGAAATTTGCAAGCTCTCAGAGGATGAGTGGACGTCCCGCCCCGTCCCGGCCTATGGGGCAGGCAGCGGGCTCCTGGCCTGGATGGAGTGCTGCTGCATCTCCACGGCGCTGAGGGAGCAAATGCTCTCTCTCCTCACTGTTGATGTGGACAACCCAGAAGAAGTCAACTTGTTCAGCAAAGGGTTCCTTGTGGCCCTGATACAGGTCCTTCCGTGGTGCAGCCACAGCGAATGGAAGAGACTCACACAGGTGATTGAAAGCCTGCTACACAGGCAGGTCCTTCACGTACCTTATACTCTGGAGTACGTGCAGTACATGCCGCTGCTCAACTTCAGGCCTTTTGCCCACTATCTCCAGTTCTCTGTGCTCTTCCTGAGAGGATTCCAGCTGTTATGCAGCTCCAGTTGCTCCAGCTGGCTGCCTGCAGAAGCCTGGCAGCACGTGGTGAGACTCTACAGCAGCAGCCTCACCGACCTGCTAGGCTCTGTCAAGAGGGATTCCCTCTCTCACTGGCACTCTGCCGACGACAAGAACCCCACGCAGGAAGTGTCCTTCATCTACATCCAGGTGTTCTGCCATGTGCTGCATGTCGTGGCCATGCTGCCGGATGACTGCTCCGGTGAGCCGCTCCTGGTCCTGGCCTTGGAGATCCTCTCGCAATATGAAACGCTCAGTGCCTCCGACAAGTCCCTGAGCAGCGCGCTCAGGAAAGCCAACGAGAAGCACTTCCTGGAGTCCATCACCGACAATGTCAGCAACAAGGAGCTCCGGGCCACGCTACTGCAGAAGCTGAGCAAGCTGTGA
- the LOC140899696 gene encoding diazepam-binding inhibitor-like 5: MSQEEFEKAAAMVREMKVPISDQEKLEIYSLYKQATIGDINIPCPAPTDVIGKAKWEAWNGHKGMSKADAMKNYIAKAEELKKKHVAKN; the protein is encoded by the coding sequence ATGTCTCAGGAGGAATTTGAGAAAGCTGCTGCTATGGTCCGGGAAATGAAGGTGCCGATCTCAGACCAAGAAAAACTGGAGATTTACAGTCTCTACAAACAAGCCACCATTGGGGACATCAacatcccctgccctgctccaactGATGTAATAGGCAAAGCCAAATGGGAGGCCTGGAATGGACACAAAGGGATGAGCAAGGCTGATGCCATGAAGAATTACATTGCAAAAGCTGAAGAACTGAAAAAAAAGCACGTAGCTAAAAATTAA
- the GEMIN4 gene encoding gem-associated protein 4 isoform X2, with amino-acid sequence MELGPLNICEETTVLHGGFLLATKLYHPKALSELAKSDWPLVGQPITDALKEICTSRSSSPPQPNVWKKKAVIIIWAKILLPCPLSSAGSTSVDQQWKEDVFFSVGSMIPRINHTVLFELLKALNAPRLFVQLLLALPAAVRQRELELFVKYVVNETSLVDAAFFLDVWWEIMKHKEGEQDKMILMFSTLAHQHLSESPDEPCQPAKRFKGDPFSLQSPRIATGLLTVLIDGLKQISGSIVLPKMKCCALANLVELLSVFTVIERESSSLPVKAYLDKIASVVTIWNDDSENRYNRRGLEEKVKEAERSVSLLSIVKLSSEELFVGLNFLRSLLQSWGEELQCVLNNHKEICYESYRLLDSLTAFGKNLISYAKSGDLSEDEKEMVSELGQIIVDFLKKINPKLKGRNSDSSVMALVAMAIIEKRMDRHTEMCSIFASEKAWAFSKDWVTCLVKNRALFQKPELVLKLLETTVTFSLSADNRESRELQSQVVKTILECYTELPLPDKNKVISGVLASWGGQGLSLNLKTFMEGFQEELNLAFNQITQSASDQGLTKAVSSVARLALLHPEATVKKVCNLAVVNLGTHQFLAQILCSFPALSFQEARDDPNRSGSLLERCLKETVWGRLSSAKEKEQFLEFLTFLMQPSSGHPLLSPAEVTKAFVLPHLKSDFAHIELSLQILSKVLEVQPGPEEQWLKSCYPFPLLLGLCKLLDGYTKYWHRFRDQHCPSLETKDLIATTLSQLCEVLGQKAAPAPEVWIQSLAWLRRKVELLDWTVGLRLKKLFGDHFKNEVPATLFEICKLSEDEWTSRPVPAYGAGSGLLAWMECCCISTALREQMLSLLTVDVDNPEEVNLFSKGFLVALIQVLPWCSHSEWKRLTQVIESLLHRQVLHVPYTLEYVQYMPLLNFRPFAHYLQFSVLFLRGFQLLCSSSCSSWLPAEAWQHVVRLYSSSLTDLLGSVKRDSLSHWHSADDKNPTQEVSFIYIQVFCHVLHVVAMLPDDCSGEPLLVLALEILSQYETLSASDKSLSSALRKANEKHFLESITDNVSNKELRATLLQKLSKL; translated from the exons ATGGAGCTAG GACCCTTGAACATCTGTGAGGAAACAACCGTTCTGCATGGCGGATTCCTGCTAGCAACAAAGTTGTATCATCCCAAAGCGTTGTCAGAGTTGGCCAAATCCGACTGGCCCCTGGTTGGGCAGCCTATAACCGATGCCTTGAAGGAAATATGCACCAGCcgttcctcttccccaccccaacccaatGTGTGGAAGAAGAAAGCGGTTATCATCATCTGGGCCAAAatcctccttccctgccccttgtCCTCTGCGGGCTCCACCTCAGTTGACCAACAGTGGAAGGAAGATGTCTTCTTCTCGGTGGGCAGCATGATCCCGCGTATAAACCACACCGTCCTCTTCGAGCTGCTCAAGGCTCTGAATGCGCCACGGCTCtttgtgcagctgctgctggcactgcCTGCAGCCGTGCGTCAGCGGGAGCTCGAGCTATTTGTCAAGTACGTTGTGAACGAGACGTCCCTGGTGGACGCCGCCTTCTTCCTGGACGTCTGGTGGGAGATAATGAAACACAAGGAGGGTGAGCAAGACAAAATGATCCTGATGTTCAGCACTCTGGCCCATCAGCACCTGTCCGAGTCTCCCGATGAGCCCTGTCAGCCTGCAAAGAGATTCAAGGGTGACCCCttctccctgcagagcccccgCATAGCCACTGGCCTGTTGACAGTTCTGATCGATGGGCTAAAGCAGATCTCCGGGAGCATCGTCCTCCCCAAGATGAAGTGCTGTGCTCTGGCCAACCTAGTGGAGCTGCTGTCGGTCTTCACGGTGATAGAGCGTGAGTCCAGCTCGCTGCCCGTCAAAGCATATCTAGACAAGATTGCATCCGTCGTCACCATCTGGAACGATGACAGCGAGAACCGGTACAACAGAAGGGGTCTGGAGGAGAAAGTGAAGGAGGCCGAGAGGAGCGTGAGCTTGCTGTCCATAGTCAAGCTGTCCAGCGAGGAGCTGTTTGTTGGCTTGAACTTCCTCCGTAGCTTGctccagagctggggggaggagctgcAGTGCGTGCTGAACAACCACAAAGAGATCTGCTACGAAAGCTACCGACTCCTTGACAGCCTCACGGCCTTCGGGAAGAACCTGATCTCCTATGCCAAGTCCGGAGACCTGAGCGAGGATGAGAAGGAAATGGTGTCAGAATTGGGACAGATCATTGTGGACTTCCTCAAGAAGATCAATCCAAAGCTGAAAGGCAGGAATTCAGACAGCAGTGTCATGGCTTTGGTTGCCATGGCAATTATCGAAAAGAGGATGGACCGGCACACAGAAATGTGCTCCATTTTTGCTTCTGAGAAAGCCTGGGCTTTTTCTAAGGACTGGGTCACCTGTCTTGTTAAAAACAGAGCTCTCTTCCAGAAACCAGAGCTGGTCTTGAAATTGCTGGAGACCACcgtgacttttagcctgtctgcCGATAACAGAgagagcagggagctgcagagccaagtGGTCAAAACTATTCTGGAGTGTTACACTGAGCTTCCACTACCTGACAAGAACAAGGTGATCTCGGGCGTCCTGGCTTCTTGGGGTGGGCAGGGCTTGTCCTTGAACTTGAAGACTTTCATGGAAGGGTTTCAAGAGGAGCTGAACTTGGCTTTCAACCAGATCACGCAGAGTGCATCAGATCAAGGTCTCACCAAGGCTGTCTCCTCTGTGGCGAGGCTGGCTCTGCTCCACCCAGAGGCAACGGTGAAGAAGGTCTGCAACCTTGCTGTCGTCAACCTGGGAACACACCAGTTCCTAGCACAGATTCTGTGCTCCTTTCCAGCACTGAGCTTCCAAGAGGCACGAGACGACCCAAACCGGTCGGGCAGCCTGCTAGAGAGATGTCTAAAGGAGACTGTTTGGGGGAGACTCTCCTCCGCTAAGGAAAAGGAGCAGTTTCTAGAGTTCTTGACCTTTCTCATGCAGCCAAGTTCAGGTCATCCACTCCTCTCCCCTGCAGAGGTGACCAAAGCCTTTGTCCTTCCCCATTTGAAATCAGACTTTGCTCACATCGAGCTGAGCTTGCAGATCCTCAGTAAGGTTCTGGAGGTCCAGCCTGGTCCAGAGGAACAGTGGCTCAAGTCCTGCTACCCCTTCCCGCTTCTTCTGGGCCTCTGCAAGCTCCTGGATGGTTACACAAAGTACTGGCACCGGTTCAGGGACCAGCACTGCCCTTCGCTGGAGACCAAAGACCTGATTGCCACCACTCTCTCTCAGCTCTGCGAGGTGTTGGGGCAGaaagctgcccctgccccagaagTGTGGATCCAGTCGCTGGCCTGGCTGCGCCGGAAGGTCGAGCTGCTGGACTGGACCGTTGGTCTCCGGCTGAAGAAGCTTTTCGGGGACCACTTTAAGAACGAAGTCCCAGCTACCCTGTTTGAAATTTGCAAGCTCTCAGAGGATGAGTGGACGTCCCGCCCCGTCCCGGCCTATGGGGCAGGCAGCGGGCTCCTGGCCTGGATGGAGTGCTGCTGCATCTCCACGGCGCTGAGGGAGCAAATGCTCTCTCTCCTCACTGTTGATGTGGACAACCCAGAAGAAGTCAACTTGTTCAGCAAAGGGTTCCTTGTGGCCCTGATACAGGTCCTTCCGTGGTGCAGCCACAGCGAATGGAAGAGACTCACACAGGTGATTGAAAGCCTGCTACACAGGCAGGTCCTTCACGTACCTTATACTCTGGAGTACGTGCAGTACATGCCGCTGCTCAACTTCAGGCCTTTTGCCCACTATCTCCAGTTCTCTGTGCTCTTCCTGAGAGGATTCCAGCTGTTATGCAGCTCCAGTTGCTCCAGCTGGCTGCCTGCAGAAGCCTGGCAGCACGTGGTGAGACTCTACAGCAGCAGCCTCACCGACCTGCTAGGCTCTGTCAAGAGGGATTCCCTCTCTCACTGGCACTCTGCCGACGACAAGAACCCCACGCAGGAAGTGTCCTTCATCTACATCCAGGTGTTCTGCCATGTGCTGCATGTCGTGGCCATGCTGCCGGATGACTGCTCCGGTGAGCCGCTCCTGGTCCTGGCCTTGGAGATCCTCTCGCAATATGAAACGCTCAGTGCCTCCGACAAGTCCCTGAGCAGCGCGCTCAGGAAAGCCAACGAGAAGCACTTCCTGGAGTCCATCACCGACAATGTCAGCAACAAGGAGCTCCGGGCCACGCTACTGCAGAAGCTGAGCAAGCTGTGA